Sequence from the Deltaproteobacteria bacterium genome:
AATATCGCTCCACCCACCTTCTGAAGCCTATAACTGGCCTCAGCTGGTAATCCTTCAAACTGGGCTGCTCTGGTATACGCATTGACCAAATGGAACATGCTATTTCCCGCTTCCTGATTCCATCCCTATTCGACAGCCTCCCTTTCTTTCTCTCCCAGCTGGAATTACTTGTTGAAACTCTCGATTGTTCCCAGCGGATTATCCACTTTGCTCTCAATGGAGATCCTAAACTGGTCCTTCTGTTTCCCCAATTCTAAGGAAACATTATCCAGCACCTTGGGAAATTCATTCAGAATCTTCAAGGAAACATGCCGGTAGGAAGCTGAGACTTCAGTTTTGGAGATCATTCCGTTAGTGCATATAAGCCGAAGGACGAACGCCGCAATGGAAAGAGAAGCAAGACCCACCTCAGAATTGGAAATGGATACACCAGGCGTCATCCTTTCCCCGTTCACCGAGAAAGCGTGATTCCCATCCAGAATACTGACCAGCATAAACTCGGCGTCCAGATGACATTGGACTTGCGCCTCAGGGCCATACCCCAAGGAATCCAATCTTTCCAGAACCTCGAAATTATCCACCGGCTTATATTTGGTGGTGAATACGGCCCTGACTTCTTCTCCGTCGAATCTGAAAAATAATTCTTCATTTTTCTCTTTCTTGATCCAGTAATTCATGTTGTAGGCTTGCATTTCCGGCGGACATTTCCTGAGATAATGGATTGGGATTCCGAGACGCCAAGCGATTGACTGCTGGGCCAAAGGTCTCATTAAATGAGGCTTACCCGCTATTTTCGCCCGCTTTACACTACATGTGCGGAGGATTAAGAACCAAAGGTGCGTCGACCCAGGTCCTTGATCGTTGGAGCAAAGAAATCCACGGACTTTATGCTGCAGGAGAAATCGCTGGCGGGGTTCATGGGACGAATCGGTTAGGAGGAAATGCCACGGCGGATTGTATCGTCTTTGGCAGGCTTGCCGGAAAAGAAGCCGCCTGCCTAGCTTGAATTAGGCAATAGTCAAAATTCCATTGAGCTCCGGGTAATGAATTGCCGCAATAGATTTTGACCATTGCAATATATTAAAACTGTGGAACGAGAGTTGCCGGTTACGGAAGAAAAAGCCCTAAAAATCTATTGCTTTCTTGAAATATCCTCCTTTTCCAAAAAATCGCCATAGAGTTTCTTCATACAATCCGGGCAGATGCCATGACTAAATTCCGCTTCGGAATGATCTCGAATATAGGCTTCAATCTGCCTCCAGTAGCCTTTATCATCCCTGATCTTTTTACAGGAGGCACAAATCGGAAAAATCCCTTTTAACTTCTTGACCTCGGACAATGCCTTTTGAAGATCACGAACCAGTTTCTCCCGTTCTTCCTCCGCCCGCTTTTTTTCAGTGAAGAGCTGGGCATTGGCAATAGCCCCGGCAATCTGATCACCAATTCGTTCGGCCAGCCTGAGATCTCGATCGGTGTAGGCTTTGGATTTTTTCGATCGAAAGTGCAAAGCCCCAATAACTTGATTGCCGGAGATCAGCGGTACGGTCATTATCGACCGCAGTCCGGAACGAAAAGTGCTTATGAGGGTGGAAAATCG
This genomic interval carries:
- a CDS encoding FAD-binding protein; protein product: MGFRDAKRLTAGPKVSLNEAYPLFSPALHYMCGGLRTKGASTQVLDRWSKEIHGLYAAGEIAGGVHGTNRLGGNATADCIVFGRLAGKEAACLA
- a CDS encoding DUF932 domain-containing protein, with amino-acid sequence MQAYNMNYWIKKEKNEELFFRFDGEEVRAVFTTKYKPVDNFEVLERLDSLGYGPEAQVQCHLDAEFMLVSILDGNHAFSVNGERMTPGVSISNSEVGLASLSIAAFVLRLICTNGMISKTEVSASYRHVSLKILNEFPKVLDNVSLELGKQKDQFRISIESKVDNPLGTIESFNK